One segment of Solanum lycopersicum chromosome 1, SLM_r2.1 DNA contains the following:
- the ARF/XYL2 gene encoding alpha-L-arabinofuranosidase/beta-xylosidase precursor — translation MSGGNSITKSTSSLFIFIFLFVSIQAARPPFACDQKNRAFRNFPFCQTNLPIGDRVRDLIGRLTLQEKVKLLGNNAAAVPRLGIKGYEWWSEALHGVSNVGPGTKFGGEFPGATSFPQVITTAASFNASLWEEIGRVVSDEARAMYNGEMGGLTYWSPNVNIFRDPRWGRGQETPGEDPVVAALYAERYVRGLQGNEDGDSLKVAACCKHYTAYDLDNWGGVDRFHFNAKVTKQDIEDTFDVPFRSCVKQGKVASIMCSYNQVNGIPTCADPQLLRKTIRGGWGLNGYIVSDCDSVGVFYDTQHYTSTPEEAAAAAIKAGLDLDCGPFLSQHTENAVHIGILKEAAIDTNLANTVAVQMRLGMFDGEPSAQQYGHLGPRDVCSPAHQELAVEAARQGIVLLKNHGPALPLSPRRHRTVAVIGPNSDVTVTMIGNYAGVACGYTSPLQGISKYAKTIHEKGCGDVACSDDKLFAGAVNAARQADATVLVMGLDQSIEAEFRDRTGLLLPGFQQELISEVSKASRGPVVLVLMSGGPVDVTFANNDPRIGAIVWAGYPGQGGGAAIADVLFGAHNPGGKLPMTWYPQEYLNNLPMTTMDMRSNLAKGYPGRTYRFYKGPLVYPFGHGLSYTKFITTIFEAPKTLAIPIDGRHTYNSSTISNKSIRVTHAKCSKISVQIHVDVKNVGPKDGSHTLLVFSKPPVDIWVPHKQLVAFQKVYVPARSKQRVAINIHVCKYLSVVDRAGVRRIPIGEHSIHIGDAKHSLSLQASVLGVIKS, via the exons ATGAGTGGAGGTAACAGCATTACCAAATCAACCTCCAGtctcttcattttcattttcctgTTTGTTTCTATTCAAGCAGCTCGTCCCCCATTCGCCTGTGACCAAAAAAACAGAGCATTTAGAAATTTCCCCTTTTGTCAAACAAATTTGCCGATTGGCGACAGAGTGAGAGATCTGATTGGGCGATTAACATTACAAGAGAAAGTGAAATTGTTGGGGAACAATGCCGCGGCAGTGCCGAGGCTGGGTATAAAAGGATACGAGTGGTGGTCGGAGGCACTTCACGGAGTTTCAAATGTAGGTCCAGGGACTAAATTTGGGGGTGAATTTCCAGGAGCTACTAGTTTTCCACAAGTTATTACTACTGCTGCTTCTTTCAATGCTTCATTGTGGGAAGAAATTGGCCGG GTTGTATCAGATGAAGCACGAGCAATGTACAATGGAGAAATGGGAGGTCTGACATATTGGAGCCCAAACGTCAACATTTTTCGAGATCCAAGGTGGGGAAGAGGACAGGAGACTCCCGGTGAAGATCCCGTCGTAGCTGCTCTATACGCCGAGCGTTATGTAAGAGGTTTACAAGGAAATGAAGATGGTGACAGCCTGAAAGTAGCAGCATGTTGCAAGCATTATACGGCCTATGACCTCGATAACTGGGGTGGCGTTGATAGATTTCACTTTAACGCCAAG GTTACCAAGCAAGATATTGAAGATACATTTGATGTACCATTTAGAAGTTGTGTTAAACAAGGTAAAGTGGCTAGTATTATGTGTTCATACAATCAAGTCAATGGCATACCAACTTGTGCTGATCCTCAACTTCTACGTAAAACAATACGCGGTGGTTGGGGTCTGAACGGTTACATTGTCTCCGATTGTGATTCCGTTGGAGTATTCTACGATACCCAACATTACACATCAACGCCTGAGGAAGCTGCAGCTGCTGCTATTAAAGCGGGTCTGGATTTGGATTGTGGGCCTTTTTTGTCACAACATACTGAGAATGCGGTGCATATTGGTATTCTTAAAGAAGCTGCTATTGATACAAATTTAGCTAATACTGTTGCTGTTCAAATGAGGCTTGGGATGTTTGATGGAGAACCATCAGCCCAGCAATACGGACATCTTGGCCCAAGAGATGTTTGCAGCCCCGCCCATCAAGAACTCGCCGTTGAAGCTGCTAGACAGGGTATTGTTCTTCTTAAGAATCATGGACCGGCTCTTCCTCTTTCACCTCGACGCCATCGTACTGTTGCTGTTATTGGACCAAATTCAGATGTTACTGTCACAATGATCGGAAACTACGCag gcGTTGCATGTGGATACACGAGCCCATTACAAGGAATATCAAAGTATGCAAAGACCATTCATGAAAAAGGTTGTGGTGATGTGGCATGTTCAGACGATAAATTATTTGCTGGAGCTGTAAATGCTGCACGTCAAGCAGATGCAACAGTGCTAGTGATGGGCCTAGACCAGTCTATTGAGGCTGAATTCAGAGATAGAACTGGACTGCTTTTGCCTGGATTCCAACAAGAACTCATCTCCGAGGTATCGAAGGCATCGAGAGGTCCTGTAGTATTGGTCCTCATGTCTGGAGGCCCAGTTGATGTAACATTTGCCAATAACGATCCTCGAATTGGTGCTATTGTGTGGGCTGGATATCCTGGACAAGGTGGCGGTGCTGCCATTGCAGATGTCCTTTTTGGAGCCCATAATCCAG GTGGGAAGTTACCAATGACATGGTATCCACAAGAGTACTTAAACAATTTACCAATGACAACAATGGACATGCGATCAAATTTAGCCAAAGGATACCCTGGTAGAACATACCGTTTTTACAAAGGCCCATTAGTATACCCATTTGGGCACGGATTAAGCTACACAAAATTCATCACTACAATCTTCGAAGCCCCAAAGACACTAGCCATTCCAATAGACGGACGCCATACTTACAACAGCAGTACCATATCAAACAAATCAATCCGAGTAACACACGCAAAATGCAGCAAGATATCAGTTCAGATTCATGTCGACGTGAAGAATGTAGGGCCAAAGGATGGTTCACACACATTGCTCGTATTTTCAAAGCCACCTGTTGATATTTGGGTGCCACATAAACAATTGGTCGCGTTTCAAAAGGTATACGTCCCAGCAAGATCGAAGCAACGTGTTGCGATAAATATTCATGTGTGCAAGTATTTAAGTGTAGTAGATAGAGCTGGTGTTCGAAGAATTCCAATTGGTGAACATAGCATTCACATTGGTGATGCTAAGCATTCCTTATCACTTCAAGCATCAGTTCTTGGAGTTATTAAATCTTAa